CTGTTGCGTCCAACTTGGGGAGCACATGCACTTCTCCTGCAATGGCTAGGATGCTGGAAAAGATGAACGGCCAGGTTGGTCCTTCCGGCAATGGACAAAGACTGCCAAATATTAGCTGTGACCAAACAGAAGGGATTAAAAAAAGACAGTTGTTGGCAGCTAATATCTTTCGCAATTGGTTactttatgaaaagaaagaaagggtgCGCAATTTTCTTCATGCGGAAGAAGTAAGAAAAAGTGCTCGATTTTCTTCATGGGAAACAGTTTAATGTTGAACCcattgcgttttttttttttttttttgatctcATCAGCCTGACAATCTCCACCATACTAATTGATTACTCTACCAACAACTCGTTTCTTTCAGCGCTTTGCCGACTCTTTCCAAAGCCTGCTAAGGTCAAAGATCGAACCTGCTTTTGTTTTATTCAGTAATTTCCTGATTCAGTTTTGGAAGAGACCTATCCGCGTTTGATTAATTAACAGTTAAGAGGATCTCTGTTGGACAAAATGTATCGTTCTACAGGCCAAAATGGTGCAATCCTCCACAACTTTCGCtgctaaaacaaaaaatgagaccAATCCATCGCAATACATTATCAAACTAAACAAGTAATTAGGGGTTTACACAAAAAATGAGGGCTGCATAACCTCTGAGCAAGCGATTAGAGTAAAACCAACAAAGACTTGGTTCTTTTCTAGATGATAAAATTCTCCAAACCATTCGTTTGCAGAAGTTAGGAAATGACTGTTGTTCTCTTCCAAATCCATGGACCTCTAGAGAGGGCTGAATCTGACTATGGAGCCATGGATTACAAGTTCCTTTTACAATCCTTGCTTTTTTCAAGCGAGGAAGCTAAGATCTCTGTTGAAATCCATCCAAAGACCTCCCCCCACCTCCGATCCtggaagaaaatccaaaatctCCGGTCACCTCGGATCCGACTCACGCAAAAACAGCCTTGGGAATGTAGATTGGTTAACGAGCACAGTTTGGTTTTTTCACTTTACCAAATCCGTCCAGTTCTATTACgtatatatttaaattattaGTCTGAAGTTTGACCAAAGAACATCCCCAGGTAAATGGTAAGCTTGCATTCAAAACCAAGCAACACGCAGAAGTATCTGTAATCCTGTGCAATTTGAAACATCCGCTTGGAACAGCACATGATGCCTTTACTACAGATGATGCTCCAAATCGAACTGAGAAATTTCACAGGGCAGAGAATAAGATACTGAGTAGCTGCACTCATCCAAAACCAAAGGCATGCTCGCCAGGCAACGTTTCCAAATAAAGATTGGCAACAACAGGATAACCATTTCTATTTCTTTTGGTATGAAAGGGAAGAGAATCAACAGAAAGCTTTACAGTGGCATCTTTTACGGCAAAAGGATCAATTGCGTTACATGCTTTTGAATCAAGATGGACAGAAACCAATACTAATCCTACCACTTTCTAGCCAAGATGGTTTCGCAGTCCAACTTTCTTCCCAGAGGTGATCTATAGTAGTTGCATGTGTGATTGGGATGGTTTTCAGGAACCCTTCCTTTTTAATGCAAATCTGTTGGGAGTTGGGCTCCCTCCATTTTAttccaaaaaatcaaataataaaataatcgAGAAAACCAGAACCATATTCTGTAGAGATCGCACTTTAGTTTAAATTCGATGGAATGTTTCAGCTGCAAACAAACATGGAACTTTGGTGTCGAGTTTTGAAGTTATTATGTAACTTTAGTGCCGGCATTAAAACTTCATCAAGCAAGTGAAACTTTAATAcaggaagaaattttttttctgttaaaacTTCTCAACGCCTGGaacaaaaattcatgaaatcaAACGAATGAGTTGAATAGAAGGTAGAACAAAAATCCACCAAAGCAAATACTCGAATAAGCTACCATAGTAAAGGTCTTGGGTGTTACTTGCAGGCCATGACCTGTAAGGCGGCAGAAGATTTGGATATCGTGTTCAAGGCAACGAAGTTTTATGGACTTGAGTGTCCGAAGATATCTCTCTTTGTTTTGTAAACAGCAGGCTATGtagaaacttggttttcatacaATTTTTGGAACTTGCACTGCAAACAATTTTTAGAACACACTGTTTTGAAAACAtagttttgtcaaaattgagtttttcagACCCAATTTCAACCATCACATTGCACTCAGCTTTCTTTCACTGATCATTTGCTCCATTTTGGTCAACTGCCATGTAGCCGTTTTTGTGCATGCGTTTGTGCATACGATCATAAGACCACTTCTCAGTGTAAAATTTTACATAAAGGCCAAATTCAGACGCAAACAATCAACTTACGAAAGCCTAATAGCAATCACAAAATGAGGACATATTTCCAAAAATTACTATCATCTACAAATCCCTGCCACCATTTTccagttcaaaaaaaaaaaatctccagaAATTTGGAACCgttacaaaagaacaaaattactgCTAAATTTTCGATCCAACATGTTTGGCCAGAATGCAAGACACTGATATATCCAGGCATCATTCGCTCTCCATTGGATTGTGTTCTACGTTCTTTGGCTTCTGTACTCGCACTTTAATCTTTTCAGCAGATGTAGATTCCTTCAGCAGAGTTTCCGGAGCTTGAACCAAGCTAATGTTCTGGTCAAGTTCCCTCACGGCCTCCTTCATCTCCTTCAccttcttcccctttctcctGTTAAGTCGAACAAAACAGTTAAAAAAGCATACTTGCGACACCTCGGAGTAAGAAATGGCCAAAGGATCAAAAGGTGCGAGAACAAACCTGTTCTCCCAGAATTTAGCCTCCCTGGCTACACGAACTTCATCTATCTTCTTCATTGCCTTCAAAGTCTGCTCCACAACAGTCCTATCATATCTTTCTGGCCTGTTCCGCTTCCTCTCAAACTCGAAAGTGGAATCCTTCAAACAAACCGAAAAGCAATAACTTTCATTAtctatttaaaaagaaaaataaaaagaaagttcaAATCACAGACTTCTTTCTTACTTGAGTCAAGTCCTTGCCATGCAACCTCCGGTATGCTTTAGTCCACTTCACTTTCCTTGGATTCCgtttcattttgaagttcttgTGACACTTTGATCTACAGAACCTAAATATCTGCAGCAAAAGACAACGGCctttcatatttccaaaaacaaaatatttctcTCACGCAGATAAGGAAAACTCAAAGGTACTTTCCATAGTCAGAAAAAAGGTTGTCAAAGAAAAAGACACGTGAACAAAGATAGGGTATATGTCTCTTGcagaacaaaattaatattgaCCAGCTTAGCCACCAACAAACAGCTGAGGCTGTTGATATGGGATAACGTCAGCCATTTCAAGTCTCAGAACCGGAATCCCCCAAAACTGTTTCTACATCTCCAAGTGACTATCTTTTTAATAATGGAAAAACTACTCCTGGGTGGAAGACCTAGTCACACTGATAACCTCTTGTAGATAGGCCGACTTCCAAGATGGAGGCTTGCTGACCGAATGAACCATTAGTCCATTACCCAGGCGAGCACAGCAGGGCCTTACCCTGCCTGCCTAAGGCCACAACGAGGTTAAAACCTGACCAGCTGCCTACTAGCCAGATCCCTCTCAATAGCACTAAGGAGCACTTCTTATTTGTCAGACCAAACCTTTTGCACAAACAAGTAACCTCCACTGGCTGCAATTATGGTTACATCTTCGTCTGATTACTCCCCAGCACTAAACTGCttattctcaatttcttctatGTATTCAAAAAGAAGGTCACCAAGTAGATACCAACATATCATTCCTCCACAAGAATGACAATAACTACCTCAACAATCTCCTTTGTTGCCTTCCCAAAAGGATAGATCATAAGCTTCAAGTTGAAGGCACGTTAGATCCAAGGGACCTTTGCCTCGGCAAGCAAAGCAGGGCCTTGCACTGCAAGAGGCCACAATGAGGTTGAACCTTAAACAGCTGCCTACTTGCCAGGTCCCTCTCAAATGTGCTAACTCCTAGGATTCATCTCTAAATGACTATGTTGTGCTAACTGCTAACTCCTAGGATTCATCTCTAAATGACTATTCACCAGCACCAAAAGGCATATTAATAGTTATTCCAAGGCATTCACAGGGAAGCAACCAAGTAGCTACCAATGTATTATTTGTCTCCATGAGAACGACAGTGACTAGCTTAACAATCACCTAAACATAGTACCGGAAAAATCCATAATCGAAAGCCATCCATCATTTACCCAACATCCATGGCTTGGAATTATCCAAGTAGCACAGTATTGAATCAGGTCAACTCATACCATGTTCATCTCAACTCAGTTCAACAAGTTAATGAGCTAAGCATGAACCTGTTCACTGGACTAGCCAAGCACAGAGGTTGTGTTTGTATGAATTTAGCTCATTTAGATTTATTAATCAAATAACCTATGAatgaacttttaaaaatatatgtatttataatGTGTGCTTGTTATAGGCTGCTCATTTAAGGTATGCTTGTAACCGTCCAAGTTAATATGTTTCTTATCAACTCGTACTTTCAAATGCATGCCaattcatataaacttgtgggCAAAGGTCACCCTAGGATTTCAAGATCTAATTATGCTAATATGAGTTTGTGATCATTAAACTGcactctcaagtctcaacctcaaccTCGAAATCGAGTTTaagttcaactttttttattaatcaataAGTTGAGCCCACCTTGTGAGACAAACATGAGCTGAGTCCAAGCTACACGAATAAATTGATGGACTGGTCTTAAACATGCCTTGTCCATTTCATTCAGCTTGCTTCCCAACTCCACCCTATGAACAGCAGAATTCTCTAATGATTGCCATTTTGTTATGTCAAAAACTGATAAAAattgatggaacaaagaaaaacaaggtccTACCTTTGCATCATTGCGAACAAACTGAATTCCATGCCCTGGGTAAATAGTTGAAGAACAGAACCAACACTTCTCTAACCTCATTGGAGCGAATTAGAATGTAAAAGATCCTGTGCCAGCATAACAAAATCAGTCATGAGACAATCACAAGCATAGTCCAAAGACTCCAAACTCTAAGAGGATTCCTCAATTTAGTTCCTCGCCTCAGAATACTAAAGTATTAGTTCAAAACGATTTCCGCACCCTACCTTCAAGATTAGAACAAtcaaaaacccaaaaaacaataataatagtCTTTTTGAGAAACAagtgaaaacataaaaattaatttctttgaGCACAACTTGGGATACGAATTACGAAATTCATGTAGAGAAAAGACATTAACAAATAGAATCTCAAATCTCATTTTCCATCAACTTCTGTGCTCTCAAATATTGATTACACTATAGAAAATGTGAAGATATGTGCTTCTCAGTGGCAAACGATGCATGTCTGCCCTATTTGCCTAGTCTGGAAACAGATAACCATACGGTATGGTTTGCCTAATAGAAGTGCACTTTGGACAGTAAGAGAGCAAAACTTTcatgaggaagaaaaaaaaaagtcatggtAAAAGCTAActgagaaaaatcagaaagtCCTCTTCCCAGCAACAATTAGTGACATAAGCACAATTGAAAAGGTGTTGGAAAAGAAAGACAGACCTGTAGTACAAACTACAAACACTTTGAGAAGGAATCCTTTGTCCACTTAATCGAGAATTAGGTTTGTTTCTGTTGCTTCCTGCACACCATTAGGAACTCTCTGGTCCACTTAATCGAGAATTAGGTGTGTTTCTATGTCTTCCTCCACACCATTACAATTGGTTTGATAACTTAAAATTGTTTTGCATGAGAGAAAGGTGAAAAGAATCCTCATCGATGAATGAAATGGAACATGACACCACGAGCTCCCATGCAGTGAGAGGGGAATTTGATCTCTGACCATGTGCCTGTTGAAGAATGACCTGGTGACTTATAGGCAGTGGCTTGATTCcgacaaaaagaaaactacagTAACTACAAGGACTCTCTctaacccccccccccccccccaaccacCACCTCTAGCTTGTACTGGACCtctattttgttcttttcattccCCTGGCTTGTATTTTTACATAGGATTAGTTGTCTTAAGCTCTTATGCATGATTCTATATCCTACGTATCTGGTAAAGTAGCTTATTCACACAAGGCAGGTTTTGGTACTTGCACAAACTCATAAAACTATTCCAGACAGCACAGATAGGAAACAGAAGAGAAAGATAAATTGGCGAGAAAACACTTGCATAGTTGGTAGCGTTACTTAACAGTGGATCGTACATCACAAATTCAATTTGGTGGCTCTAATCGTTGGTACTAAGAGAATGGAGGGCACAATGAAGTAAAAGtatataaaaacaaagaacaaaattgttACTCGGCCAAAACGAAGAAAAATTTTCCCAAGAACAAAATTGTTACTCGGCCGAAACGAAGAAAAATCTTCCCACCACTGAGAGAGAGATGGCGATTCCCGTCAGCCTCGGCGACTCCCGTCGACCCCCTCTCACAGCTCGTCCGTCCGGCGTCCCCTCTTCAGAATGCCCTCTTCAGTCTTCACTCGAACGAGAACGAAGGAGAGGATCGTGGTAATAACCTAAGCcctcttttcctcttaaaaaagacatttttgccattaaaaggggcgacccaagttaaaaaaaaaaaaaccaagttttttacaaatattacatgcgtgccatttttttttaaaaccgaaGAAGCCtataaaacgcgttttataagcatcttttatttttgaccttttttttttttaaaaaacaattctTATTCCCGTTTATACGACATAGGCGTTTTTAACGTATGATatgcatttttaaaaaaaaaacagcgtTGAGCCTCACTGCACTGAAACGTAAGCTTTAGGatccaaattatgaaatatacaatatgtaaaaaataataaataattaaaaaacaactaaaataataaGTACATGAGTAAAAGAATGgtataaaaagacatttacctTGTCTTAATTGTCTTCCATACATAAATGAACATGCAAATCACAAACAAGTTATATTTACAATGCAATATAAAACAAGTTAAATCCACAATCATGAAATCATATTGAAAACAAATCAAGACAAATGTTTAGTCATCCCCAATTTGACCTGTCTTAGAAATACGAATAATTTCTACGAGTAGTTCGATTGCATGGCAGCACATAGACCAAATTTAACCCTCTCTCAATGGGAAAAAGAACAAAGCTAAccgaaaaagaaatcaaacccTCTCAATGGGAAATTCtaactaaataaaaaaagtgtTAAACAATCCGTCGCTACTATTTTTATCTCAAACGAAGTAAGCATTCAGGATTCGAGGTTAACTTGCACTGAAATGGCGACAAAAATCAgtgagaaaaatcaagaaaagttaTGTAACAAGACACCAACTACCATGAAGTCCATTCTTCAAACTTTCAGAGCAAGAAAACACTATCCgctacaaaacaaaaaacgagGGGAGAAACGAGTAATCAATTACAGCAACCTGAAAACCCCCAAAACACAGAGAGCAAGATCATCGCCCCTCCCTCCCCGAAccaaagaaatagagaaaatgaATATAAGAATCACATAGAAAGGCCAAATCGCATATCGAACAGTGATTCAGCTCGTTACCACGGAAGACGATGGTCCAAAGCCAATCCAAAATTACAGAGAGATGGCaagaataaaatcatggaagggAGTAAGACGAAGGGAGGAGAAAGCTAATGTTGGGGGCTCCAAAGCCAATCCAAAATTACAGAGAGATGGCaagaataaaatcatggaagggAGGAAGACGAAGGGAGGAGAAAGCTAATGTTGGGGGCTTCCCAAAAGAGACGAGAGGCGGGAAAATAGGAAGCAAGAGGAAAGAGCGATGAAGGGAAAAGCTCGCCCGTGGATGACCAAAACCTCCCGGCAGATAACCAGAGCCCACCGCCGAACGTCTGGGCCTCGTTtgcaacagagagagagagagcgagagagagagagaggcgaagGCTGCCGGATGGGTAGAGAGAAGAGCCGGCGGCCCTCAATCttgagaagagggagagggagagagagcgctCACCTGTGACGGCGGCAAATTGCGAGAGGCAGCAACCCCTTCACAGCTTAGCCGgtgaggggagagagagagtttcgcGGCTATgcagcagaagaaaaagggggaaatgCGTCATATGAGTTTGGATCTTCCCtaattagatttagattcagacttgaaatttgaaactgaatccagACCCTAGATGAATTAAAACCGACTTTTTTGCATACTGACTGGATCTCTATCAGGTTTTTGACTCGAGTTCGGACTCAAATACCTGGACCATATATTGAATTTGAGTATGAATACAATTTAGCCTTCAGTCCTCTTTACGTTATTGAATCCACCAAAATGGATCAAGTTTTGAACTGCAACAAAAATGGCAGTCATacatcaaaagagagagagagagagagagagagggatggaaAAACTgcttttaaaacaatttaaagCTTTGTGAAGTGTTGAtagaatttgaaaagaaaaaataaacataagtAAGCAGGGAATGTGTCATCTTCACGGTGCTGCTTTAATCACTGCTTTATTCAATAGCAGATAGTTTACATATCGAAACTAATAGATGGGTCATACTTAATTCATTCTCAGGTGTAGAGTAATTCATTCTACCATTCGGTTGAAAGCCAAAGCGCCCATTAAGTCACCCTTTTCTCATTCCCTTTTTATAACACTGGAAACTAACCGCTTACCAACCATCATCGTGCTAACCCTTGACCATACTTAGTTCTTATATATCAGCACCTCTAAAGGCTGTACTTTTGCTCTGGCTTCTAAAAATTGTTCCCTTTTAATCAAtgaatattttgtttatttcttgTTCGGTTTCCTACCATGAGCAATAGGAGGTTTTAATCACAGAGgacttatcttcttctttctttcttttttttttctttctttccttctattttttatatagtAGTGAGAGTTGCATTAATGGCAAATCATGGCCATGTTACTGGATGGTACAGACCAGTATGAGCCAGTGTGTATCATCAATTTACCAAGGAGCAATCCAACATGGTGGCGTTACCAATATTGACAAATGGCGTCAGTTTTTGTGAAATTAtgcttttaaaaaacaattctTATTTCAATCCTAAACTCCGACATTCGATCTGCATTCTCGAAAAACTTTATATCTATTCTGTCTCTCCACTTAAGAGTTTATAATGTTCGGAAATTCTTATAGCACCTATAGAAATCGAAATGGAGTCGTACCGAAGTCGTACCATCTAAAGCTAAACTATGACCCTTGAGGCTTGTCTGGTAAATCTGATTCACCCTAATCGCTTCGATAGACTAGAACAATTCGCATGTTCACATTGTTACTCGCGTAACTCATTTTCTCATGTTGGTGACCGCACGATTCTTTAACAGCCCTGGTTGTCGGAATACCGCTTAGGACAAAGCCTAAAGACCCATCTGTGGAAATGCCTATCAGCATATGGAAGGTTTCCATTAAGAATCAGTACCGTAGGGAATGACACAATGGTAACCAATTCAAGAATTTACTTTcatgaaatctctctctctctccaaagtGAGAACTGTACCTATAAAGGACGCAAATAGATCAGAAGTAGGGATTCATGGTTCATAGAAACTCAGTTGTTGTGTTTCAGGATAGATGTGAAGAGGGTCCAGTGCAGAAAGGCCAATATTTAGTCAAACAAGCCCCTGTAACTGCATCagtctttccatttttttttcatctctgcTGATTCTGGTATATCGAGTACGTACCACGGTAAAAGTACCTCCTGTGATAGAAGAAAATGGGTTCTTCTATCATTCTATGGACATTTATAAGATGTCCAAttcacacacacgcacacaaatGAAGCATTTTGATGGTCAATTTGGTACAGAGAAGCAACTGAATATGTTGAAGACAGTATCTTTGGCATT
Above is a window of Nymphaea colorata isolate Beijing-Zhang1983 chromosome 8, ASM883128v2, whole genome shotgun sequence DNA encoding:
- the LOC116259439 gene encoding probable ribosome biogenesis protein RLP24 — its product is MRLEKCWFCSSTIYPGHGIQFVRNDAKIFRFCRSKCHKNFKMKRNPRKVKWTKAYRRLHGKDLTQDSTFEFERKRNRPERYDRTVVEQTLKAMKKIDEVRVAREAKFWENRRKGKKVKEMKEAVRELDQNISLVQAPETLLKESTSAEKIKVRVQKPKNVEHNPMESE